A region of Mesorhizobium sp. AR02 DNA encodes the following proteins:
- a CDS encoding ABC transporter substrate-binding protein, with protein sequence MDKWPLSRRSALKAMLAFSTVPWVMNVRAFAASSCDDHIVRMSATVAPDTMNPFATWSSFWPLAFTYDPLVGVDAQRHGDRKGFAKEWSVADDNLTWTFKIWPGMKWSDGQPATARDAAFTYNYLRGSMGKPDELSIGWNNTGGLEQVASISALDDETLQIVTKAPTRWPVDNFNMIVPEHIWKDISYADARANFRNSSPLVGTGPMIVSEFQQGQFARLMPNKYFRAGPPAAAGMVFHFFDTADPIAQSLKSGDIDYGVYLTAAQWADLSQDPAIVVGQQRTEQRIFLAFNTASGNGAGSSKALQDPAFRDAIGYAIDQKAMVDRAFRGHADPGIGLAMPVATEYYSDLSDIRRHFDLAEANRRLDAAGYRDINGDGVREDKDGNRFQLELITGSGGNSVGIPPSAVQLVVGWLGQIGIPVSVNQFDSGALAAHTAAPAKGGGAWDLLVGSTWVSASPQDILGVGSSNLIGSPNNTSYWKNDKFDKLLSEINVTLDPKKSRELVDQAVRLIYTEAPYIVLCYPFVLDAHRKDCFKGWGTEDALSMWSYFPLDRLGPV encoded by the coding sequence ATGGATAAGTGGCCACTCAGCCGTCGCTCGGCTTTGAAGGCAATGCTGGCGTTCTCGACAGTACCTTGGGTCATGAACGTAAGAGCATTCGCCGCATCGTCATGCGACGATCACATCGTGCGCATGAGCGCAACCGTTGCCCCCGACACGATGAACCCCTTTGCCACATGGAGCTCGTTCTGGCCGCTGGCCTTCACCTATGACCCCCTGGTCGGCGTGGACGCCCAGCGCCACGGGGATCGGAAAGGATTTGCCAAAGAGTGGTCCGTTGCCGACGACAACCTTACCTGGACGTTCAAGATCTGGCCTGGCATGAAGTGGTCAGACGGCCAACCTGCCACCGCAAGGGACGCCGCATTCACTTATAACTATCTGCGCGGTTCCATGGGCAAGCCCGACGAGCTGAGCATCGGCTGGAACAATACTGGCGGCCTGGAGCAAGTCGCATCCATTTCAGCCCTCGACGATGAGACTTTGCAAATCGTGACCAAGGCTCCTACCCGTTGGCCAGTAGACAACTTTAATATGATAGTCCCAGAGCACATTTGGAAGGACATCAGCTATGCGGATGCGCGCGCCAACTTCCGCAATTCCTCGCCGCTGGTGGGCACGGGGCCTATGATCGTCTCGGAGTTTCAACAGGGGCAGTTCGCCCGCCTCATGCCGAACAAGTACTTCCGGGCGGGGCCGCCTGCGGCGGCCGGCATGGTCTTCCACTTCTTCGATACGGCCGATCCGATCGCGCAGAGTCTGAAGAGCGGAGACATCGATTATGGTGTGTACCTGACGGCCGCCCAATGGGCCGACCTCTCGCAGGATCCCGCCATCGTGGTCGGTCAACAGCGCACAGAGCAACGCATTTTCCTGGCCTTCAACACCGCGTCCGGAAATGGGGCCGGCAGCTCCAAGGCGCTGCAGGATCCGGCGTTTCGCGATGCGATCGGCTACGCGATCGACCAGAAGGCCATGGTGGATCGGGCCTTCCGCGGGCACGCCGATCCTGGCATTGGTCTGGCGATGCCGGTGGCGACCGAATACTATTCGGACTTGAGCGACATCAGGCGTCACTTCGATCTCGCCGAGGCTAATCGTCGCCTCGATGCTGCCGGCTATCGGGACATCAACGGCGACGGCGTTCGGGAGGACAAGGACGGAAACCGCTTCCAGCTCGAGCTGATTACCGGGTCAGGTGGGAACTCGGTCGGGATACCGCCTTCGGCTGTCCAGCTCGTCGTTGGCTGGCTCGGACAAATTGGCATTCCCGTGTCGGTCAACCAGTTCGACTCCGGTGCGCTCGCCGCCCACACCGCGGCGCCGGCGAAGGGTGGCGGGGCTTGGGATCTGCTCGTCGGTTCGACTTGGGTGTCAGCCTCGCCCCAAGATATACTCGGCGTGGGTAGCAGCAACCTCATTGGCTCCCCGAACAACACATCGTACTGGAAAAATGACAAATTCGACAAGCTTCTGTCCGAGATCAATGTCACCCTTGACCCCAAAAAGAGCCGGGAGCTGGTCGATCAAGCGGTTCGTCTTATCTACACCGAAGCGCCCTATATTGTTCTTTGTTATCCCTTCGTCCTCGACGCCCATCGGAAAGACTGTTTCAAGGGTTGGGGAACGGAGGACGCCTTATCCATGTGGAGCTACTTCCCACTCGATCGTCTGGGCCCGGTCTAA
- a CDS encoding CapA family protein, translated as MSVMRRHLPVSMFDAFKPESPLIGVAAKCALLVNYWDRPYADAATDAAEIEFFDDVYWWYKSVRPITKPEKNASEFLARRDRSIVKLPSGFAIKSALTLGAAGDLIQTEGIEHSKDILFSNVRDILFDKEISFANYESVVGHEDVVKKAIADTGSFTVCSTSDQYLAMVQHRGKYFTVLNTANNHALDLGLDGLENTQRLLEQNGIMNVGTPRNLEEYGRASILVSKGIKIGFVSATFGIRKFKLLPDDKHRIHVAKLNSKHVEPDLELLISQIADCKAQGCDFMVASLHWGWEFEFFPRQSQIETAHTLVEAGVDLILGHHPHVIQPVEYYRTRRDPNRIAVIAYSLGSTAFGWFTAPHLPLSLILNLELCMGSMNGSRHTYISAANAIPVFRHSFCDGHRHLMRLEKLDEHVAGNKSRSIRQMKEYADLVLGG; from the coding sequence ATGAGCGTTATGCGACGACACCTGCCCGTTAGCATGTTCGACGCGTTTAAACCCGAATCGCCGTTGATAGGGGTAGCAGCAAAATGCGCTTTGCTCGTTAACTATTGGGATCGTCCGTATGCGGACGCCGCCACAGATGCTGCAGAAATTGAATTTTTTGATGACGTATACTGGTGGTACAAAAGCGTGCGGCCGATCACAAAACCAGAAAAAAATGCTTCTGAATTCCTGGCCAGGCGGGACAGGTCTATTGTTAAATTGCCCAGCGGCTTCGCAATTAAGTCAGCGCTCACACTTGGGGCTGCGGGTGATTTGATCCAAACGGAAGGAATTGAACATTCTAAAGATATCCTATTTTCAAATGTAAGAGACATACTGTTCGACAAGGAAATATCATTTGCTAACTATGAATCCGTAGTCGGCCACGAAGACGTAGTTAAGAAGGCTATTGCCGATACAGGTTCGTTTACGGTATGTTCTACATCTGACCAATATTTAGCCATGGTTCAACATAGGGGAAAATATTTTACGGTCCTCAACACGGCAAACAATCACGCCTTGGATCTCGGTCTGGATGGTCTGGAGAACACCCAAAGGCTGCTTGAGCAAAATGGAATAATGAATGTAGGCACGCCTCGAAACTTGGAGGAATACGGCAGGGCGAGCATACTTGTATCTAAGGGAATTAAAATAGGCTTCGTTTCAGCAACATTTGGCATTAGAAAATTTAAGCTGCTACCTGATGATAAGCATCGTATTCATGTAGCCAAACTTAATTCCAAGCACGTTGAGCCTGATCTCGAATTGCTCATAAGCCAAATTGCGGACTGCAAGGCTCAGGGCTGTGATTTCATGGTTGCTTCGCTTCACTGGGGTTGGGAATTTGAATTCTTCCCTCGGCAAAGCCAAATTGAGACCGCGCACACTTTGGTCGAGGCTGGGGTAGATCTAATATTGGGGCATCATCCTCATGTTATTCAACCTGTTGAATATTATCGCACAAGACGCGACCCAAATCGGATTGCAGTTATTGCCTATTCACTAGGTAGCACTGCCTTTGGTTGGTTTACTGCGCCGCATTTGCCTTTGAGTTTAATATTAAATCTTGAGCTATGTATGGGTTCTATGAACGGTAGCAGGCACACTTATATTTCCGCCGCAAATGCGATACCGGTGTTCAGGCATTCCTTTTGTGACGGACACCGGCATTTAATGCGTCTTGAAAAGTTAGACGAGCACGTTGCTGGTAATAAGTCTCGCTCCATAAGACAAATGAAAGAGTACGCCGACCTAGTCTTGGGAGGCTGA
- a CDS encoding ABC transporter permease, with protein MSESITQYSPRTRARAVKDFLRQFLGYGGARLGLFCLVFFLVVASVPNILVGPLETVATATGDFLAPPSSQHLLGTDEVGRDVLNLVGHGARISLTIALLATVISLIVGATVGMTAGYFGGWVDVWLMRLTDFFFVVPSFVLALVITPVLVEVMGRGGEIVGFRPSIFVIIVVIGMTSWAFVARIVRSQTLSLKERTFVDRARVAGSSNLSIMVRHILPNLVPQIAANGALVVAGAIYVETSLSFLGLGDPLQPSWGTLLSLAQRAGAASAGAWWYLGAPGICALTVSLSFVLIGNALDDTFNPRRRVIP; from the coding sequence ATGAGCGAAAGTATCACTCAATACTCTCCGCGAACCCGGGCGCGGGCCGTCAAAGATTTTCTGCGCCAATTTCTTGGCTATGGTGGGGCTCGGCTTGGCCTGTTTTGTCTGGTGTTCTTCCTTGTGGTGGCGTCGGTGCCCAATATCCTCGTGGGACCGCTTGAGACCGTAGCCACCGCGACTGGTGACTTCCTCGCGCCGCCATCAAGCCAGCATCTGCTGGGGACAGACGAAGTCGGGCGGGACGTGCTTAATCTGGTCGGCCATGGTGCCAGGATCTCGCTTACGATCGCGCTGCTGGCGACCGTGATTAGCCTTATTGTCGGGGCTACGGTCGGAATGACCGCAGGTTACTTTGGCGGTTGGGTCGACGTCTGGCTGATGCGCTTGACCGATTTCTTTTTCGTAGTTCCGTCCTTCGTGCTGGCGCTGGTTATCACACCCGTGCTTGTAGAGGTGATGGGGCGGGGCGGCGAAATCGTCGGGTTCCGTCCTTCTATTTTTGTAATCATTGTCGTTATCGGCATGACAAGCTGGGCGTTCGTGGCACGCATCGTTCGCAGCCAGACACTGTCGCTTAAGGAGCGAACATTCGTTGATCGCGCGCGCGTTGCGGGCAGTAGCAACCTTAGCATCATGGTGCGGCACATCCTCCCCAATCTCGTGCCGCAAATCGCAGCCAATGGTGCTCTGGTCGTCGCAGGCGCAATTTATGTTGAGACATCGCTTTCGTTCCTGGGGCTTGGCGATCCGTTGCAACCTTCATGGGGAACTTTGCTTTCGCTCGCGCAGCGCGCCGGTGCGGCTAGTGCTGGAGCCTGGTGGTATCTCGGCGCCCCCGGGATTTGCGCGCTCACGGTTTCGCTTAGCTTCGTCCTGATTGGCAATGCCCTCGATGACACCTTCAATCCACGCCGCAGGGTGATTCCATGA
- a CDS encoding ABC transporter ATP-binding protein, which produces MPDTADILRLENLQVHFPIQGGLFDRVLGRPAGAVRAVDGIDLTVGRGEIVALVGESGSGKTTVGRVITKLAQPTGGRLLFEGRDITSVQGLSALRPYRHRVQMIFQDAYQALNPRHTVFDIVAEPLRSLRLVENSKQLAERVGEALASAGLNPPNDFFARFPHELSGGQRQRVVIAGALAVRPELIVADEPVSMLDVSIRAQILQVLIGLRDKHNMALLFITHDLPLAWLIADRIAVLYLGRLVEIGSADEITFNPRHPYTVALRNATPQIGGNAGRAELPALQGEVPSAARVPKGCRFHPRCPLAFDRCKEEEPPAIEVGPQHMSACWLAK; this is translated from the coding sequence ATGCCTGATACCGCCGACATCCTGCGTCTGGAGAACCTGCAGGTCCACTTCCCGATCCAAGGCGGACTGTTCGACCGTGTCTTGGGCCGACCTGCCGGCGCTGTGCGCGCGGTGGACGGGATCGATCTCACCGTCGGGCGCGGCGAGATCGTCGCCCTGGTGGGGGAATCGGGAAGTGGCAAGACGACGGTGGGCCGCGTGATCACCAAGCTTGCCCAGCCTACAGGCGGTAGGCTGCTGTTCGAAGGCCGCGACATAACATCGGTTCAAGGCCTCTCGGCTTTACGTCCTTACCGGCATCGCGTGCAAATGATCTTTCAGGATGCTTATCAGGCGCTCAATCCGCGACACACCGTGTTCGATATCGTGGCGGAGCCGCTCCGTTCACTGCGGCTGGTCGAGAATAGCAAACAACTCGCGGAGCGGGTGGGCGAAGCTCTTGCATCCGCCGGCCTCAATCCTCCCAATGATTTCTTCGCCCGCTTCCCACATGAACTATCCGGCGGGCAGCGCCAGCGGGTTGTGATCGCCGGAGCTCTTGCAGTTAGGCCGGAGCTCATCGTCGCCGACGAGCCTGTGTCGATGCTCGATGTCTCGATACGCGCCCAGATTCTTCAGGTCCTGATTGGCTTGCGCGACAAACACAACATGGCGCTGCTGTTCATAACGCATGACCTGCCGCTCGCGTGGTTGATCGCCGACCGGATTGCCGTTTTATATCTCGGACGATTGGTGGAGATTGGCAGCGCCGACGAGATCACATTCAACCCCCGCCATCCGTATACCGTCGCCTTGCGCAACGCCACCCCGCAGATTGGGGGGAACGCAGGTCGCGCCGAGCTTCCGGCCCTGCAAGGCGAGGTTCCAAGCGCCGCTCGTGTGCCGAAGGGCTGTCGGTTTCATCCGCGTTGCCCACTCGCCTTCGACCGCTGCAAGGAGGAGGAGCCGCCGGCCATCGAAGTGGGACCGCAGCACATGTCCGCCTGCTGGCTGGCGAAGTGA
- a CDS encoding ABC transporter permease has product MSRRLGRILLRAVVTLLMVAILNFILFRVIPGDPAALLLGGARTSVTAEQMEAQRQNWGLDRPLFPDQMVDYLSATLHGDFGYSFKFRGRHVADLILERLPATIALVGLAQFIAILCGVMLGLYAGWRRGGAVDHIATGASLALYSTPSFWLGMILVVIFSTALGWFPGYGAHSPGAISGSLNGLLDYLRHLALPVTAVALGLIGQYVVVARAAMSDVVTEDYMVTARAKGLSSGQMLIRHAFRNAMLPVVTLITLNIGYVVAGAITVEAVFAWPGIGGLTVDALNARDYPVLQGIFLLLGASIVVANLVADLAYGLLDPRVRQ; this is encoded by the coding sequence ATGAGCCGGCGCCTTGGGCGGATCCTTCTCAGGGCGGTCGTGACGCTTCTGATGGTAGCGATCCTGAATTTCATCTTGTTCAGGGTCATTCCTGGCGACCCTGCAGCACTTCTGCTTGGCGGGGCGCGCACCAGCGTCACCGCTGAGCAGATGGAGGCGCAGCGCCAGAACTGGGGCCTCGATCGGCCGCTGTTTCCAGACCAGATGGTCGACTACTTGTCGGCAACTCTCCATGGCGATTTCGGCTACAGCTTCAAATTCAGGGGCAGGCATGTCGCTGATCTGATCTTGGAGCGCTTGCCGGCCACCATTGCCCTTGTCGGTCTGGCCCAATTCATCGCCATCCTATGCGGTGTCATGCTTGGCCTTTATGCCGGTTGGCGTAGAGGAGGAGCCGTCGACCATATCGCTACGGGAGCTTCCCTGGCGCTCTATTCCACGCCGTCTTTCTGGCTCGGCATGATCCTGGTTGTGATCTTCAGCACGGCGTTGGGTTGGTTTCCGGGCTACGGTGCACATTCGCCTGGCGCTATCAGCGGCTCCCTTAATGGGTTGCTCGATTACTTGCGGCATCTCGCGCTTCCGGTCACGGCGGTGGCCCTTGGACTAATCGGCCAATACGTCGTGGTCGCTCGTGCTGCGATGAGCGACGTTGTCACCGAGGACTACATGGTCACCGCCCGGGCCAAGGGACTCTCCAGTGGTCAGATGTTGATACGTCATGCATTTCGCAATGCCATGCTGCCGGTCGTAACGCTGATTACTCTCAATATTGGCTACGTGGTTGCCGGTGCTATCACCGTCGAAGCCGTGTTCGCCTGGCCAGGGATCGGCGGACTGACGGTGGACGCGCTTAATGCGCGGGACTACCCAGTCCTTCAAGGCATATTCCTGTTGCTTGGTGCGTCGATCGTTGTTGCGAACCTCGTCGCTGATCTTGCCTACGGCCTTCTTGATCCGCGAGTCCGACAATGA
- a CDS encoding ABC transporter ATP-binding protein yields MTSPSQDRVSLLLEVDSLAVDYGLKGVSLRAIDNVTFALRAGEAVALVGESGSGKTTTAMAIAGLLSPNARVSKGEVRYRGKRLPIDDGAAMRPHRWSQTSVVFQGAMNALNPVHRVMKQIAEPCILKLGMSRGAAIARARELLELVGIPADRGSAYPHELSGGMRQRVMIAMALACRPSIIIGDEPTTALDVITQAQILKLLGDLRSRLNLALILITHDLSVVSETCDRVMIMYAGRIVEDGTVAEIFAEPKHPYTRLLIDSIPNPANGKKIIRPIPGDPPNLMNRPAGCAFHPRCPSAMAVCATEVPSLDKLERGRVACHLHRSSQEDKVAVHA; encoded by the coding sequence ATGACAAGCCCCTCCCAGGACAGGGTATCGCTGCTTCTGGAAGTCGACAGTCTCGCTGTCGACTATGGGCTCAAGGGCGTTTCATTGCGAGCGATCGACAATGTGACCTTTGCGCTCCGCGCCGGCGAAGCCGTAGCGCTGGTCGGTGAATCAGGCAGTGGCAAGACCACGACCGCAATGGCGATCGCCGGTCTGCTTTCTCCCAACGCACGGGTCAGCAAGGGCGAGGTGCGCTATCGCGGAAAGCGACTGCCGATCGACGACGGCGCTGCGATGCGGCCGCATCGCTGGAGCCAAACGTCCGTGGTCTTCCAGGGCGCAATGAATGCGCTCAATCCCGTTCACCGCGTCATGAAGCAGATCGCCGAGCCATGTATCCTGAAGCTCGGCATGTCGCGCGGCGCGGCGATCGCGAGGGCAAGAGAACTGCTCGAACTCGTCGGCATCCCGGCCGATCGCGGTTCCGCCTATCCTCACGAATTGTCGGGCGGAATGCGACAAAGGGTGATGATCGCCATGGCGCTCGCGTGTCGCCCCTCAATCATCATCGGTGACGAGCCGACGACAGCCCTGGATGTTATTACACAGGCTCAAATCCTCAAATTGCTGGGTGACTTGCGATCCCGGCTTAACCTTGCCCTCATTTTGATCACCCACGATCTTTCTGTTGTTAGCGAGACCTGTGATCGCGTGATGATCATGTACGCGGGTCGGATCGTCGAGGATGGCACGGTCGCCGAGATCTTCGCCGAGCCCAAGCACCCCTACACCCGACTGCTGATCGACTCGATCCCGAACCCGGCGAACGGCAAGAAGATCATTCGGCCAATACCCGGTGATCCCCCCAACTTGATGAATCGGCCGGCGGGCTGCGCCTTCCACCCGCGTTGCCCGTCGGCCATGGCGGTTTGCGCGACCGAAGTCCCCAGCCTCGATAAGTTAGAGAGGGGACGCGTGGCCTGTCACCTCCACCGGTCCTCGCAAGAAGACAAGGTTGCAGTCCATGCCTGA
- a CDS encoding ATP-grasp domain-containing protein: protein MARRALILLEGHNRCTGLLYIQSAKNLGLHPIILASDPDCYEYIAAERVEVIRVDTRNLDALVRECSKLTVSNDIAGIVSTEDCAYATVGRLCRHFGLPGPNPASIERCCDKFIQRRLLAEAGVPVPAFRVASNARDVESYATEIGLPVVLKPAVGAGSKGVRLCRDVAEVAEHAAYLLEGKHVWQSSPRILVEEFAQGLQYIAEIMGNEVIAIGAADFGPPPHFVYREFTFPAPLTDDEQKHIADVSLTCLQALGLGWGPTNIELRWTKRGPVVIEVNPRLAGTPDPQLVQLAYGLDLITEHIKLAIGDGWDLRKRHSHTAAARILIADRDGTIDSIACESRAAAVSGVAEVKFYIESKTPIVRTGDSRDWIGHVMAASPSLPETEVALQRAVELISWSITPFPAPGE, encoded by the coding sequence ATGGCAAGAAGAGCACTCATACTCCTTGAGGGCCATAATAGATGTACTGGTCTTCTATATATTCAATCGGCAAAGAATCTTGGTCTTCATCCAATTATACTGGCGTCTGATCCAGATTGTTACGAATACATCGCGGCGGAAAGGGTGGAGGTAATCCGGGTCGATACACGCAATCTCGATGCGCTGGTTCGCGAATGTTCTAAACTTACAGTAAGCAATGATATTGCTGGCATTGTGAGCACTGAGGATTGCGCCTATGCGACAGTCGGCAGGCTCTGCCGGCATTTTGGTCTGCCAGGACCGAACCCTGCATCGATTGAGCGATGCTGCGACAAATTCATTCAACGTCGGCTCCTTGCGGAGGCGGGCGTTCCGGTACCTGCTTTTCGCGTGGCCTCAAATGCGAGGGACGTAGAAAGCTATGCTACGGAGATCGGCCTGCCGGTGGTTCTTAAGCCAGCCGTCGGCGCCGGCAGCAAAGGTGTCCGATTGTGCCGCGACGTCGCAGAGGTAGCCGAACATGCGGCCTATCTATTGGAAGGCAAGCATGTATGGCAGTCTTCGCCGAGGATACTGGTCGAAGAATTCGCGCAAGGCCTCCAATATATCGCTGAGATAATGGGAAATGAGGTAATTGCGATTGGTGCCGCTGACTTCGGGCCCCCGCCCCATTTCGTCTATCGTGAATTCACCTTTCCGGCCCCGCTGACCGATGACGAGCAAAAACATATCGCAGACGTCTCGTTGACCTGTTTGCAAGCTCTCGGCCTTGGCTGGGGGCCAACGAATATTGAACTCCGGTGGACGAAGCGCGGCCCAGTCGTCATAGAAGTCAATCCGCGTCTCGCTGGTACACCTGATCCTCAACTGGTTCAGCTGGCTTACGGGCTCGATCTTATCACCGAGCACATCAAACTTGCCATCGGTGACGGATGGGACTTGCGCAAAAGGCATTCGCACACTGCAGCCGCACGAATCCTGATTGCGGATCGCGATGGCACCATCGATTCGATCGCTTGCGAGAGTCGGGCGGCCGCTGTATCAGGTGTCGCAGAGGTCAAATTCTATATAGAATCCAAGACGCCGATTGTCAGGACAGGCGATTCCCGAGACTGGATCGGCCATGTCATGGCCGCTTCACCCAGTCTTCCAGAGACCGAAGTCGCACTTCAGCGCGCCGTCGAACTAATCAGTTGGTCGATCACGCCATTTCCGGCGCCTGGCGAATAA
- a CDS encoding S9 family peptidase, which produces MNKDEPMMGLVSVPAGHVLGAERMPPPLPRVEPRIRILHDDVTIDQYGWLRDRTNPDVRAYLEAENSYADQVTAHLTDLKAELVAEIEGRRPCEGAPPAFQVGPFEYFQRPEPGLLHSRWWRRPLGADSAELVVDPNALEGAEVFYRLGVFEPSDDGRYVAFSFDVIGAENYELRVRDMETGRDVWQGSRQAVTAAWAADGYTLFFTRERPDLRRQCHELIRLDVAAGSSEVVFEEADERLNVGIRRSDSGAWLFLDVKGVRRGPVEVWCLPADKLGVGWRRLVTRELGHQVFAEHWQDKFLFHVDDTGPYWRLVRTPIDDPSPSGWEEVVPHRDGVMLEEVHVLEHQLVLLERVGLRPRLVSRDESGRIGATIVPDEPSCSLTVGLSAGGHYSVARHPFRGSRLMYRISSFVTPDLIIEHNLTEGTSAVRYQASIPGFDAAQYVATVVMVEAEDGVQVPVSLVARRDRTSPGPVLLNVYGCYGVTRWPSFFAWPSYMTERLSLLDRGVAFGIVHARGGGELGYPWHEAATGDRKRTTFTDLIAAAEGLVEQGFATLDGIVIDGKSGGGGVVLATAALRPDLFCAVLAEVPLADILDTELDFTMPYARVETAEYGDPHIVHEYRYLRSYDPYYNLSADRPLPPTYVDAALNDGQVLYYQPARYVAQRRFCAADHDPNLVFRMRTVGGHSSGSHGPSVAEEAAFRMAWVLDHLRRPSS; this is translated from the coding sequence ATGAACAAAGACGAGCCAATGATGGGTCTCGTGTCCGTGCCGGCCGGCCACGTGCTGGGAGCCGAACGCATGCCGCCGCCGCTTCCCCGCGTCGAACCACGAATCCGGATCCTCCATGACGACGTCACAATAGACCAATACGGCTGGCTTCGCGATCGGACAAATCCGGATGTCCGCGCGTATCTGGAAGCAGAGAACAGCTACGCGGACCAAGTGACAGCTCACTTGACAGACCTCAAGGCGGAGCTCGTCGCCGAGATTGAAGGCCGTCGGCCTTGCGAGGGCGCCCCACCAGCGTTCCAGGTTGGCCCTTTCGAGTACTTCCAAAGACCCGAGCCGGGCCTTCTACATTCGCGATGGTGGCGGCGGCCGCTAGGCGCAGATTCGGCCGAGCTCGTTGTGGATCCGAACGCGCTCGAAGGGGCCGAGGTCTTTTACCGGCTCGGTGTCTTCGAGCCGAGTGACGACGGGCGTTACGTGGCCTTCAGCTTCGATGTCATCGGTGCCGAGAACTACGAGCTTAGGGTGCGGGACATGGAGACCGGCCGTGACGTCTGGCAGGGCTCGAGGCAGGCTGTGACGGCAGCTTGGGCCGCAGATGGTTATACCCTGTTTTTCACGCGGGAGCGGCCGGACTTGCGGCGACAATGCCATGAGCTTATCCGCCTGGACGTTGCAGCGGGGAGTTCTGAGGTCGTGTTCGAGGAGGCGGACGAGCGACTGAACGTGGGGATAAGGCGCTCCGATAGCGGCGCCTGGCTGTTCCTGGATGTAAAGGGCGTTCGTCGGGGGCCAGTGGAAGTGTGGTGCCTTCCCGCCGACAAGCTGGGCGTTGGGTGGCGCCGTTTAGTGACGCGGGAACTGGGTCACCAGGTGTTTGCCGAGCACTGGCAGGACAAGTTCCTGTTCCACGTTGATGACACCGGACCGTATTGGCGGCTCGTGCGTACGCCGATTGACGACCCGTCACCCTCGGGTTGGGAAGAGGTGGTGCCGCATCGGGACGGTGTGATGCTCGAGGAGGTGCACGTACTCGAACACCAGCTGGTACTCCTGGAGCGAGTCGGCCTCCGTCCCCGTCTGGTCTCGCGCGACGAAAGTGGTCGGATTGGAGCCACGATCGTTCCTGATGAGCCGAGCTGTAGCTTAACGGTCGGCTTGTCGGCGGGGGGGCACTATTCGGTCGCAAGGCATCCGTTCCGAGGCTCGAGGCTGATGTATAGAATCAGTTCGTTCGTGACGCCGGACTTGATCATTGAGCATAATCTCACCGAGGGCACATCAGCAGTCCGCTACCAAGCCAGCATTCCGGGGTTTGACGCGGCTCAATATGTGGCGACGGTTGTCATGGTGGAGGCGGAAGACGGGGTGCAGGTGCCTGTCTCGTTGGTCGCGCGGCGCGATCGAACGAGCCCTGGGCCGGTGTTATTGAACGTGTACGGTTGCTACGGGGTAACGAGATGGCCCTCGTTCTTCGCGTGGCCTTCGTACATGACCGAGCGCTTGAGCCTGCTCGATCGAGGGGTTGCTTTCGGCATCGTGCACGCACGCGGGGGTGGCGAGCTTGGATACCCATGGCACGAAGCGGCCACCGGCGATCGAAAGCGCACAACCTTCACAGATTTGATCGCCGCTGCAGAGGGGCTCGTTGAGCAGGGGTTCGCCACCCTCGACGGTATCGTGATCGACGGAAAGAGCGGCGGTGGGGGTGTTGTGCTTGCTACCGCCGCCTTGCGGCCCGACTTGTTCTGCGCCGTGCTCGCCGAAGTTCCACTAGCTGACATCCTGGATACCGAGCTGGATTTCACAATGCCGTACGCGCGAGTTGAAACGGCGGAATACGGAGACCCCCACATCGTCCACGAGTATCGGTACCTCCGTAGCTACGATCCGTACTACAATCTCAGCGCCGATCGTCCGCTTCCGCCGACCTACGTCGATGCTGCGCTCAACGATGGCCAGGTGCTCTACTACCAGCCCGCCCGCTACGTAGCGCAGCGCCGGTTCTGCGCAGCCGATCACGACCCCAATCTTGTCTTCCGCATGCGGACGGTGGGCGGTCACAGCAGCGGTTCACACGGACCTAGCGTAGCCGAGGAAGCAGCTTTTCGGATGGCCTGGGTGCTCGATCATCTCCGACGCCCGAGCAGCTGA